From the Saccharomycodes ludwigii strain NBRC 1722 chromosome I, whole genome shotgun sequence genome, one window contains:
- the NIP7 gene encoding ribosome biosynthesis protein NIP7 (similar to Saccharomyces cerevisiae YPL211W | NIP7 | Nuclear ImPort), with product MRQLTEEETKVVFEKLAGYIGRNIQYLVNDKYVFRLQKDRVYYVPELVANYATSVTRQQLMSLGICFGKFTKTGKFRLHITALQILSEHAKYKIWVKQNGEMPFLYGNHVLKAHVGKMSDDIPEHVGVIVYNMHDIPLGFGVSAKSTNASRDLQPTGIVAFRQADIGEYLRDEDTLFT from the coding sequence atgAGACAATTAACAGAAGAAGAAACTAAAgttgtttttgaaaagcTAGCAGGTTATATTGGCCGTAATATTCAATATTTAGTTAATGATAAATACGTTTTCCGTTTACAAAAAGATAGGGTTTATTATGTTCCAGAATTAGTAGCCAACTATGCTACATCCGTTACACGTCAACAATTGATGTCTCTAGGGATATGTTTCGGGAAATTCACCAAAACTGGAAAATTTAGATTACATATTACAGCTTTACAAATCTTAAGCGAACATgccaaatataaaatatggGTTAAACAAAACGGGGAAATGCCATTCCTATACGGCAACCACGTATTAAAGGCTCATGTTGGTAAAATGAGTGATGATATACCTGAACATGTTGgtgttattgtttataataTGCACGATATTCCATTGGGGTTTGGCGTTAGTGCCAAAAGCACAAATGCATCCAGAGATTTACAACCAACAGGAATTGTGGCCTTTAGACAGGCAGATATTGGTGAATATTTGAGAGATGAAGATACTCTATTTACATAA
- the PUS1 gene encoding pseudouridine synthase PUS1 (similar to Saccharomyces cerevisiae YPL212C | PUS1 | PseudoUridine Synthase (paralog of YGL063W | PUS2)): protein MDNTTLPTSTNKTSSIISHTLNDSNNKVNPTSDNSPVTTGNIVKKRSLEQEQSPGEENDESKDNKNKRTRTPREGVPKKPRLPKRKVAVMLGYCGAGYHGMQYNPPSKTIESELFNAFVKSGAISEDNSTDLKKNAFQRAARTDKGVHAGGNVISLKMIIEDPDIKTKINDFLPSGIRIWGIQRVNNGFDSRKACSSRWYEYLLPTYSLLGPKPDSPLYNDLHKITGFVDGESDEFWNKLDEDLKKTFTPEQLDAIENYTFDYKNNGNDKTDEKIKGTEIAQSPEPAELDTNVNEKVYLLYKKHKEITNTHRREYRLSNERLEHFREVMKRYLGAHNFHNFTVGKDFKDPSAIRYMKDIRVSDPFVIENTEWVSIKIHGQSFMLHQIRKMISMATLAVRCQCASNLVDIAFGQDKMNIPKAPALGLLLEHPVYDGYNPRLEKIGYETITFDKWAGEIHDFKMKHIYDKIYAEESEENTFYAFFGYIDSFNKLLEGRQQQNDKTTNFEYLVDGERRFAELKQRKEEQETKQGAEEEGTSENNEALVPAEPSNV from the coding sequence ATGGATAATACAACACTGCCTACATCTACTAATAAAACTAGTTCTATTATATCACACACTTTGAACGATAGTAACAACAAGGTAAATCCAACTTCGGATAACTCTCCTGTTACCACTGGCAATATTGTGAAGAAAAGGTCACTAGAACAAGAACAATCTCCTGGTGAAGAAAACGATGAATCCaaggataataaaaacaaaagaactCGGACTCCAAGAGAAGGTGTTCCAAAAAAACCACGTTTGCCTAAACGGAAAGTTGCCGTTATGCTAGGTTATTGTGGTGCCGGGTATCATGGTATGCAATACAATCCCCCAAGTAAAACTATTGAAAGCGAACTGTTTAATGCATTTGTTAAATCAGGTGCTATTAGTGAAGATAATTCTActgatttgaaaaaaaatgcctTTCAAAGAGCAGCTAGAACAGATAAAGGTGTCCATGCCGGGGGGAATGTtatatctttaaaaatgattattGAAGATCCCGATATTAAGACTAAAATTAACGACTTTTTGCCTTCTGGGATACGTATTTGGGGTATTCAAAGAGTTAACAATGGCTTTGATAGCAGAAAAGCCTGCAGTAGTAGATGGTATGAATATTTACTACCTACTTACTCTTTATTGGGCCCTAAACCAGATTCTCCATTGTACAATGATTTACACAAAATAACCGGATTCGTTGATGGGGAAAGTGATGAGTTTTGGAATAAGTTGGATGaagatttgaaaaagacATTTACTCCTGAGCAATTGGATGCTATTGAAAATTACACTTTTGAttacaaaaacaatggAAATGACAAGACcgatgaaaaaattaaaggcACAGAAATAGCACAATCCCCTGAACCAGCAGAACTAGATACCAATGTTAAcgaaaaagtttatttattatataaaaaacataagGAAATCACAAACACCCATCGTAGAGAATACCGTTTATCTAATGAAAGATTAGAACATTTCCGTGAAGTTATGAAGAGATATCTGGGTGCTCATAATTTCCACAATTTTACTGTGGGAAAAGATTTCAAGGATCCCAGTGCTATCCGTTACATGAAGGACATTAGAGTGAGTGATCCATTTGTTATCGAAAATACTGAATGGGTTTCAATCAAAATTCATGGCCAATCTTTTATGTTACATCAGATCCGTAAAATGATTAGCATGGCTACTTTAGCTGTTAGATGCCAATGTGCAAGCAATCTTGTTGACATTGCGTTTGGGCAAGATAAAATGAATATACCCAAGGCACCAGCTTTAgggttattattagaacACCCGGTATATGATGGTTATAATCCAagattggaaaaaattggcTATGAGACTATTACATTTGATAAGTGGGCTGGGGAGATACatgattttaaaatgaAACATATCTATGATAAAATTTATGCAGAAGAATCTGAAGAAAACACTTTTTATGCATTTTTCGGTTATATTGATTCATTCAATAAGTTGCTAGAGGGTAGACAGCAACAAAATGACAAAACTACCAATTTTGAATACTTAGTTGATGGTGAAAGAAGATTTGCTGAATTAAAGCAAAGGAAAGAGGAACAAGAAACAAAGCAAGGtgcagaagaagaaggaacATCTGAAAACAACGAAGCTCTTGTACCTGCTGAACCCTCAAatgtttaa
- the RSM23 gene encoding mitochondrial 37S ribosomal protein mS29 (similar to Saccharomyces cerevisiae YGL129C | RSM23 | Ribosomal Small subunit of Mitochondria), with translation MLRSSVRYFNTSAILKAGTPSRGKTQSFARKGNNSTDGYKSSKKNISGSLHKKWIESISTGKFHEKAPIVETQQFNSQNLNKVLNSVVCFSNSQYQTLYRLGSFKQNQFNELFQKPVTLVRELTTKKLLEQLSTDKKIVLTGERGIGKSTLLAQLHACIHETHIILHFSHPELFLNGRNDFLPDKGQYIQPMYLKSLLTKFLKSNRPELLRSIKLSESYKFQNADIKDSSVRHNKELNKGQHTLFDLLNIKTVPKLRGKLFGAVIHELSVQKAVPVTLTIDNFSRLVTSSFTAYRDTNNKPISTLDFQIAKTLFDIISGDISFGHNSSSVILALCGSDRSNRTLPIGLGKLPHDPYLKQYHYDPEFAAKLLKGNVKEFPVARLNEKEVSVLLDFYKQAGVAKPTDSFEEKYFLSGNGNPRELLKSAVMNFY, from the coding sequence ATGTTAAGAAGTTCAGTCAGATATTTTAACACGTCCGCTATCTTAAAAGCTGGTACTCCATCCCGTGGTAAAACACAAAGTTTTGCACGTAAAGGTAATAATTCAACTGATGGTTATAAAAGTTCTAAGAAAAATATCTCTGGCTCTTTACATAAAAAATGGATCGAAAGTATTTCTACTGGGAAATTTCATGAAAAAGCACCAATTGTTGAAACTCAACAATTTAATTCCCAAAATCTAAACAAAGTACTAAATTCTGTGGTTTGCTTTTCCAACTCACAATATCAAACATTATACAGACTAGGTAGTTTCAAACAAAACCAATTTAATGAACTATTTCAAAAACCAGTTACTTTAGTAAGAGAATTAACCACCAAGAAATTGTTGGAACAGTTATCGactgataaaaaaattgtattaaCTGGCGAGAGGGGTATTGGTAAGAGCACATTATTGGCTCAATTACACGCTTGTATACATGAAACCCACattattttacatttttcCCACCcagaattatttttaaacggtagaaatgattttttacCAGATAAGGGGCAATACATCCAGCCAATGTAtttgaaaagtttattaaccaaatttttaaagtcTAATAGACCGGAATTATTAAGATCCATTAAACTTTCTGAGAGTTATAAGTTTCAGAATGCTGATATTAAGGATTCTTCTGTTAGACACAATAAAGAACTTAACAAGGGGCAGCATACATTgtttgatttattaaatataaagacTGTTCCTAAGCTAAGGGGTAAATTATTTGGTGCAGTTATTCATGAACTATCGGTGCAAAAAGCTGTTCCAGTCACTTTAACGATTGACAATTTTTCTAGACTGGTTACCAGCTCTTTTACTGCGTATAGAGatactaataacaaacCGATTTCAACTTTAGACTTCCAAATAGCCAAAACACTTTTCGATATCATCAGTGGAGATATTTCTTTTGGCCATAATTCAAGTTCTGTTATCTTGGCACTATGTGGTAGTGATAGAAGTAATAGGACTTTACCAATTGGTTTGGGCAAGTTACCACATGATCCTTATCTTAAGCAATATCATTATGATCCAGAATTTGCAGCTAAATTGTTAAAAGGCAATGTTAAAGAGTTCCCTGTTGCCAGATTGAATGAAAAGGAAGTTTCTGTACTATTAGATTTTTACAAGCAAGCTGGTGTTGCTAAACCGACAGATTCTTTTGAAGAGAAATACTTTCTAAGTGGCAATGGTAATCCAAGAGAATTGTTGAAAAGTGCTGTtatgaatttttattag
- the CEG1 gene encoding mRNA guanylyltransferase (similar to Saccharomyces cerevisiae YGL130W | CEG1 | Capping Enzyme Guanylyltransferase) encodes MVSIDRNAPEIPGIKQPSNVTNDLKAIISRILNSPKPLRTFLGSQPVSFQKQDIGSKLLSEDYYVCEKTDGIRVIMFLVVNPVTQEQGCFLIDRENNFFLTSGFQLPLPKHLVPPEQLKDEEGKPIKKDPLLRTFQNGTLVDGELVIQTNPQTKIKELRYLMFDCLSINGRSLVHSPTSSRLAHLGHDFYKPYFDLRVKYPEICQNFPFKLSMKQMMFSYDLVKVAKSLNNLPHVSDGLIFTPVLRPYVIGGKDQLLLKWKPEEENTVDFKLVLEIAKYYENSKKKNKTSDWYYNYDVKPLAFNLYVWQGGSDSSYKSNPDEPFNEKDLKILNNTYSKFAELTVSEEEWKKLLSLNEPINGRIVECGKDQDTGEWKLLRFRDDKLNGNHISVVQNVLESINDAVTIEDLESEAADIKKKWDNRHNKNNKNKYVDDEDDEDDILDMF; translated from the coding sequence atggTGTCAATTGATAGAAATGCACCCGAGATTCCAGGCATCAAACAACCAAGTAATGTCACCAACGATTTAAAAGCAATTATTTCCAGAATATTAAATTCCCCCAAACCATTAAGAACTTTTTTGGGTTCTCAACCTgtttcttttcaaaaacaagATATTGGCTCTAAGCTATTATCAGAAGACTATTATGTTTGCGAAAAAACAGATGGCATCCGTGTTATAATGTTCTTGGTTGTTAATCCAGTTACTCAAGAACAAGGTTGTTTTTTGATTGATCGtgaaaacaatttttttttaacttctGGTTTTCAACTTCCATTGCCCAAACATTTAGTTCCTCCCGAACAATTGAAAGATGAAGAGGGTaaaccaataaaaaaagaccCACTATTAAGAACTTTCCAAAATGGTACTCTTGTCGATGGCGAACTAGTTATCCAAACAAATCCACAAACCAAAATAAAGGAATTGAGATACCTAATGTTTGATTGTTTATCAATCAATGGTCGTTCTCTAGTTCATTCACCAACTTCTTCAAGATTAGCTCATTTAGGCCatgatttttataaaccatattttgatttacGTGTAAAATATCCTGAAATATGTCAAAATTTCCCCTTTAAATTGAGTATGAAGCAAATGATGTTTAGCTATGACCTAGTTAAAGTTGCAAAGAGTCTAAATAACTTGCCTCACGTTAGCGATGGTTTAATTTTCACACCAGTTTTAAGACCATATGTCATCGGTGGTAAAGACCAgcttcttttaaaatggaaacctgaagaagaaaatactGTGGATTTCAAACTAGTGCTCGAAATTGCCAAGTATTAtgaaaattcaaaaaagaagaataaaACTTCAGATTGGTATTACAATTATGACGTTAAACCATTAGCCTTTAATCTTTATGTGTGGCAAGGCGGTTCAGATAGTAGTTACAAGTCGAACCCCGATGAACCATTTAACgaaaaagatttgaaaatacTAAATAACACATACAGTAAATTTGCTGAATTAACTGTTTCTGAGGAGGAATGGAAAAAGTTACTAAGTTTAAATGAACCCATAAACGGCAGAATCGTTGAATGTGGGAAAGACCAAGATACTGGTGAATGGAAGCTGCTTCGTTTTAGAgatgataaattaaatggAAATCATATCTCTGTTGTACAAAATGTTTTGGAGAGCATTAATGATGCTGTCACAATTGAGGATTTAGAAAGTGAAGCTGCTgatattaagaaaaaatggGATAATagacataataaaaataataaaaataagtatGTAGATGATGAGGACGATGAGGATGATATTTTGGATATGTTTTGA
- the SNT2 gene encoding DNA-binding E3 ubiquitin-protein ligase SNT2 (similar to Saccharomyces cerevisiae YGL131C | SNT2 | subunit of Snt2C complex RING finger ubiquitin ligase (E3)), protein MSSGEEDSPAHGKRRSTKKVNYNEKKGDIQLENKITLVELNGKGKKSKSTSPPKHLNNSDNSGPTINTNSMHARKNSSKTSSGHNNNNNRKNDSTVNKVLQDKSISWNFIPSLPPAFRKFSRFSNMLHLEGAMVNISDGILYKKILKGHTSNSKIEVLLSINDHIYMISEPPGEPYYIGRVMEFVAKPEFQKKIDENSNKLKIYPYYYFNLKMNWFYRPRDISDKITRQDPRLLYATLHTDLCPILSYRGHCTVLHKMVIPTKPLILDDIPSLDQYITKSNHFYFEQLYDRYTSEYYSVYPSKKMLDLLDKNMFSNYITALSKRYPYVYYESKFPFEKFISKYVLCKKNLDHAANREWDLRCQNCLEWCETPTQYLTCDECNNPYHLYCLNPPLERRPNKGLVWICSDCLKKEDNLIEEKLESEWHAIKKKVDELENFAGDLLSHDKLRKDQFNWNLQYLGPYVVNHLTDLLTLDMPYPFKCSRVGINKYQWKPIDQEKRIEDNLVPIRGLDNNETSQLQWVWDENKISEKDLDSYTKKCVESIPKLKSFSPTDCNFRDYIYKKLMEHNYNPELAYEDCVNTLNREVLKLPTFSPKETEIFEKEVAKYGSELLPVYKAIKTQPMSMVVKYYYLWKKTKNGLKVRGKLDKKRKNKSLNASSNTEVKKNENTKLASEWKYMDDSSVELDVLPKDTEFKCNFCNVDYSPMWYKLTGFTTEPETNLFEGLCIRCARLWRRYGVRWEKPTIIIRHLYGSAMPAYKAAIAGILSDSSETNYTVKANPQSVLHKHIEWELIQDAELIVKQREAVILDSKRLAKLKRNVLSVRASLTKQVFHLVKRSTVDTDIMMKDLDIYITEHLNDTKQKNGLTGHSTVEQLELTKRRDIMPGGNSVTSVATVNGGSTEPTKQQTVFTNNECIKVDVDIYKRTCKSNNGTNGDSTDTKVNNGKCKILIEPNFKNIRITNISEIFGKIVKRKYPALKEITDMEPLLKKLKASQKKLQKAPITYTDDKETILSRYNELKPLLKISTNAKNSSNTFKQLGFSEAVSKDVVPVESLRNFCCVCLTKFSSSPSSPSSSKMQQDNDEIICSHCGMNCHFYCYGYKSKINCHNDWLCDVCSNEMKPVVAKDNYLCCLCCTKELDFESGRKLLKTAIPDALKRTDDNQWCHISCAMFQSELLLGKSDNLEPIQCIEKVKKLISCSICKSNKGSVVKCGCCSNHFHVTCAQDSNGFQLGFLSEDSEFPTLLCAHHSSPRLLPFNEMHSILKKPLLQIFIENWVIRSKKQRILFFQDKCVICGTSSSIFWYNNVCHSCHIQQMNPKKKVLIENDINSTSKDEEYKENLRKELYKNIDLNKLHSSVIKSSIDVTKNKKLKVNNNNNNNNNNNNNNNNNANIMNND, encoded by the coding sequence ATGTCATCTGGAGAAGAAGATTCTCCTGCTCATGGTAAAAGAAGGTCGactaaaaaagttaattatAATGAGAAAAAAGGTGACATAcaattagaaaataaaataactttaGTAGAACTTAATGGAAAGggtaaaaaatcaaaatcaacTTCACCGccaaaacatttaaataatagtgATAATTCTGGTCCAACTATCAATACTAACAGTATGCACGCCAGAAAAAACTCAAGCAAAACATCATCGGGacacaacaacaataataataggaAAAACGATTCCACTgttaataaagttttgcAAGATAAATCTATTTCCTGGAACTTTATACCTTCCTTACCACCAGcttttagaaaatttagCAGATTTTCTAATATGTTACATTTGGAAGGCGCCATGGTCAACATTTCTGATGGTATtctatataaaaaaattttaaaaggaCACACTTCTAATTCTAAAATAGAAGTACTATTATCAATTAAtgatcatatatatatgatttcAGAACCACCAGGCGAACCATATTATATAGGTCGAGTCATGGAATTTGTTGCAAAACCTGaatttcaaaagaaaattgaTGAAAACTCCAACaaactaaaaatttatccatattactattttaaTCTAAAAATGAATTGGTTTTATAGACCAAGGGACATTTCTGACAAAATTACTAGGCAAGATCcaagattattatatgCAACGTTGCATACAGATCTCTGTCCTATTTTGTCTTATCGAGGTCACTGTACCGTATTGCATAAAATGGTCATTCCAACAAAACCTTTAATTTTGGATGATATTCCAAGCTTAGATCAATACATCACCAAAAGTAAccacttttattttgaacaaTTATATGATCGTTATACTTCTGAATATTATTCCGTCTATCCCAGCAAAAAAATGCTTGACTTGCTTGacaaaaatatgttttcTAATTATATTACCGCATTAAGTAAAAGGTACCCTTATGTTTATTATGAATCAAAGTTTccctttgaaaaatttatctCCAAGTACGTGTtgtgtaaaaaaaatttggatcATGCTGCTAATAGAGAATGGGATTTACGTTGTCAAAATTGTTTGGAATGGTGCGAAACCCCTACTCAATATTTAACCTGTGATGAATGCAACAATCCATACCATTTATATTGTTTGAATCCCCCATTGGAAAGAAGACCTAATAAAGGTTTGGTCTGGATATGCAGTGAttgtttgaaaaaagaagataaCTTAATAGAGGAAAAACTAGAATCTGAATGGCACGCtatcaagaaaaaagtagatgaattagaaaattttGCTGGTGACCTGCTATCTCACGACAAACTAAGAAAGGACCAATTTAACTGGAATTTGCAATATTTGGGACCATACGTTGTAAATCATTTAACAGATTTACTAACCCTAGATATGCCCTATCCATTTAAATGTTCAAGAGTAGGTATCAATAAGTATCAATGGAAGCCGATAGATCAGGAGAAAAGAATCGAGGACAATTTAGTTCCTATTCGTGGTTTGGATAACAATGAAACTAGTCAATTGCAATGGGTTTgggatgaaaataaaatatctgaAAAAGACTTGGATAGTTACACCAAAAAATGTGTTGAAAGTATACCAAAATTGAAATCTTTTTCTCCTACAGATTGCAATTTTAGagattatatatataaaaagttaatGGAACATAATTATAATCCAGAGCTGGCCTACGAGGACTGCGTCAATACCCTAAACAGAGAAGTCCTTAAACTTCCTACATTTTCCCCAAAGGAAACggaaatttttgaaaaagaagttGCGAAATATGGTAGTGAGTTGCTTCCCGTATATAAAGCAATTAAAACCCAGCCCATGTCAATGGttgttaaatattattacttgtggaaaaaaacaaaaaacggCTTAAAGGTCCGGGGAAaattagataaaaaaaggaaaaataaatctttgaATGCTAGCAGTAATACTGAGGTTAAAAAGAATGAAAACACGAAGCTAGCTTCAGAGTGGAAATATATGGATGACTCATCTGTTGAATTAGATGTTTTACCAAAAGACACTGAATTTAAATGCAATTTTTGTAACGTTGATTATTCTCCAATGTGGTATAAATTGACTGGTTTTACTACTGAACCAGAAACTAATCTTTTTGAGGGCCTATGCATTCGTTGTGCACGTTTATGGAGAAGGTATGGTGTGAGATGGGAAAAGCCAACCATTATAATTAGACACTTGTATGGCAGTGCAATGCCTGCTTATAAAGCTGCAATTGCTGGGATTTTAAGTGATTCAAGTGAAACCAATTACACTGTTAAAGCGAATCCACAGTCTGTGCTGCATAAACACATTGAGTGGGAATTGATACAAGATGCAGAATTGATTGTTAAACAAAGAGAAGCCGTTATACTGGATTCTAAAAGACTGGcgaaattgaaaagaaatgttTTATCCGTAAGAGCTTCCCTAACTAAGCAAGTTTTCCATTTGGTCAAACGATCTACTGTTGATACAGATATTATGATGAAAGACCTAGACATCTATATTACCGAACATTTAAATGAtactaaacaaaaaaatgggCTTACCGGTCATAGTACTGTAGAACAATTAgaattaacaaaaagaagagaCATTATGCCAGGGGGAAATAGTGTCACTTCTGTGGCTACTGTCAATGGTGGAAGTACTGAGCCTACAAAACAACAAACGGTTTTCACAAATAATGAGTGTATTAAAGTAGATGTGGATATATACAAACGGACATGTAAGAGTAATAATGGTACTAATGGAGATAGTACTGATACTAAAGTCAACAATGGTAAATGTAAAATACTCATCGAGCCTAATTTTAAGAATATTCGtataacaaatatttcaGAAATTTTTGGCAAAATTgtcaaaagaaaataccCAGCATTGAAGGAAATAACTGATATGGAACctcttttgaaaaaattaaaagcatctcaaaaaaaattacaaaaggCTCCAATAACCTATACCGACGATAAAGAAACCATTTTAAGTAGATATAATGAATTAAAAcctttattgaaaatatcaacTAATGCCAAAAATTCCAGTAATACTTTTAAACAATTGGGATTTTCAGAAGCTGTTTCTAAAGATGTTGTACCGGTCGAGAGTCTACGTAATTTTTGTTGTGTCTGTTTGACTAAATTCtcttcttctccttcttctccttcttcttctaaaaTGCAGCaagataatgatgaaattATTTGTTCTCATTGTGGTATGAATTGCCATTTTTATTGCTACGGCTACAAatctaaaataaattgtcACAATGATTGGTTATGTGATGTCTGTAGTAATGAAATGAAACCCGTTGTTGCGAAAGATAATTATCTGTGTTGTCTATGTTGTACAAAAGAACTAGATTTTGAGTCCGgaagaaaattattaaaaactgCTATACCAGATGCTTTAAAAAGAACAGATGATAATCAATGGTGTCATATTTCATGTGCTATGTTTCAATCAGAGTTATTGCTTGGCAAAAGTGACAATCTGGAACCTATACAATGCATTGAAAAGGTAAAGAAGTTAATTAGTTGTTCTATATGCAAATCTAACAAAGGTTCAGTGGTTAAATGTGGTTGCTGTTCTAATCATTTCCATGTTACATGTGCACAAGATTCTAACGGATTTCAACTAGGTTTTCTTTCAGAAGATTCTGAATTCCCCACATTACTATGTGCACATCATTCTTCACCTAGATTGTTACCATTTAATGAAATGCATtcaatactaaaaaaaccTTTACTACAAATATTCATAGAAAATTGGGTGATTAGAAGTAAAAAACAacgtattttatttttccaagACAAGTGTGTAATATGTGGAACCAGTTCAAGCATTTTTTGGTATAATAATGTTTGTCATAGTTGTCATATTCAACAAATGAAcccaaaaaagaaagtacTAATAGAAAATGACATTAACAGCACATCCAAAGATGAAGAGTATAAGGAAAACTTGAGAAAAGAACTTTACAAAAACAtagatttaaataaattacatTCATCGGTAATCAAAAGTAGTATAGATgttaccaaaaataaaaaattaaaggttaacaacaacaataataataataataataataataataataacaataataatgcaaaCATAATGAATAATGACTAA
- the LEA1 gene encoding U2 snRNP complex subunit LEA1 (similar to Saccharomyces cerevisiae YPL213W | LEA1 | Looks Exceptionally like U2A), with protein MRVNPSVILEAPVYYTGLKTHHNIEKVIILRDLQLEYDSSTLRANFKFLPRDVTIIDLTNNEFERLPPLGDNQYCHTLLLSRNLLRSLDVEDLPRNIRNLQLSHNKITSFTQLESWKVNCPKSLSNLTLIGNSICFMENYREHVIRILPHLKILDFQKITSMERKRARNLKKLMKNSDKQKNSDIIQSNPNADDMPKEILLMTNVVSKLDVAKRKELQEQLAKATTLAEINRIEKLLSGGV; from the coding sequence ATGAGAGTTAATCCTAGTGTAATATTAGAGGCACCTGTTTACTATACTGGTTTGAAAACACATcataatattgaaaaagtaATTATACTTCGTGATTTACAATTAGAGTATGATTCTTCAACGTTAAGGgcaaatttcaaatttttaccAAGGGatgtaacaataatagacTTGACAAATAATGAATTTGAAAGGTTACCACCACTGGGAGACAATCAATATTGTCATACGCTACTTTTAAGTAGAAATTTACTACGATCATTAGATGTGGAAGATTTGCCAAGAAATATTAGGAATTTACAGTTATCgcataataaaattacttCATTCACTCAATTGGAATCCTGGAAGGTTAATTGCCCAAAAAGCTTGTCAAATTTGACTTTGATCGGAAATAGTATCTGTTTTATGGAAAATTATAGAGAACATGTAATAAGGATATTACCTCATTTGAAGATATTggattttcaaaaaataacatcGATGGAACGCAAAAGGGCaagaaatttgaaaaaattaatgaaaaatagtGACAAACAGAAAAATAGTGACATCATTCAATCAAATCCTAATGCTGATGACATGCCCAAGGAAATATTACTAATGACGAACGTTGTTTCTAAATTAGATGTCGCGAAGAGAAAAGAGTTACAGGAACAATTAGCCAAAGCAACTACATTGGCCGAAATAAATAGAATAGAGAAATTGTTATCTGGCGGTGTTTGA